One region of Chryseobacterium muglaense genomic DNA includes:
- a CDS encoding TerD family protein, which yields MAINLQKGQKIELGLTKMTIGLGWDPNESHGGGTFDLDASAIMIDSDRKLVGDEYFVFYNNLNSPDGALQHTGDDPDGKSSDGDDDEAIVIDLEKVDPRVEEILFVVTIEDFERKKQNFGMVRNSYIRVVDNHNHQEIAKYELDEDFSIETGVEFGRLYKRNGSWKFEASGIGYRADLGFFLEKYYKGQIIK from the coding sequence AATGACAATCGGTCTTGGGTGGGATCCAAATGAGAGCCATGGAGGCGGTACCTTTGATTTGGACGCTTCGGCGATTATGATTGATTCCGACAGAAAACTTGTTGGTGACGAGTATTTTGTTTTTTATAATAACTTAAATTCTCCGGACGGAGCTTTACAACATACAGGAGATGACCCAGACGGGAAAAGTAGTGATGGGGATGATGATGAGGCTATTGTTATCGATCTTGAAAAAGTAGATCCAAGAGTGGAAGAAATTCTGTTTGTGGTAACGATTGAAGATTTTGAAAGAAAAAAACAAAACTTTGGAATGGTAAGAAACTCTTACATTAGAGTTGTAGATAATCACAATCATCAGGAAATTGCAAAATATGAGCTTGATGAAGATTTTTCTATTGAAACCGGGGTCGAATTCGGACGTCTTTACAAAAGAAATGGAAGCTGGAAATTTGAAGCTTCAGGTATCGGTTACAGAGCAGATCTTGGTTTCTTTTTAGAGAAATACTATAAAGGTCAAATCATCAAATAA
- a CDS encoding TerD family protein translates to MAINLQKGQTIDLRKNDRGESVYDLSQVTIGLGWDVRKQGGFFGKMFNKEPEYDLDAVAFLLDGNGKVANLGRTVQTNDGRQMGLYEGDVIYFNSMQHPSGHIWLTGDNRTGAGDGDDEQIIVKLDQLDERYQKIIFVVTIYQGRKNNQHFGMIDNAFIRAVDARGKEITKYSLSGDASMNGKCSMVFAEAYRHNGDWKFRALGEPNHSDSFVDILKNYSY, encoded by the coding sequence ATGGCAATTAATTTACAGAAAGGGCAAACTATTGATTTAAGAAAAAACGACCGTGGCGAAAGCGTTTACGATCTGTCTCAGGTAACTATCGGTTTAGGATGGGATGTTCGTAAGCAAGGAGGTTTTTTCGGGAAAATGTTTAATAAAGAACCGGAATACGACTTAGATGCAGTTGCATTTCTTTTAGATGGAAACGGAAAAGTAGCCAACTTAGGAAGAACAGTTCAGACCAATGACGGAAGACAAATGGGTTTGTATGAAGGTGATGTTATTTACTTCAATTCAATGCAGCATCCAAGCGGACATATTTGGTTAACAGGAGACAACAGAACCGGAGCTGGAGATGGTGATGACGAGCAGATTATTGTAAAATTAGACCAACTTGACGAGCGTTATCAGAAAATTATTTTTGTAGTGACAATTTATCAGGGAAGAAAAAATAACCAGCATTTTGGGATGATTGATAATGCATTTATCCGTGCCGTAGATGCAAGAGGAAAAGAAATTACAAAATACAGTCTTTCTGGCGATGCAAGCATGAATGGAAAGTGTTCTATGGTATTTGCAGAAGCATACAGACACAATGGTGACTGGAAATTCCGTGCCTTA